In Fluviicola taffensis DSM 16823, the following are encoded in one genomic region:
- the clpB gene encoding ATP-dependent chaperone ClpB: MDTNLFTIKTQEVIQAAQDFAQMEGHQAIENAHLLKGIFLKDTDVVPYLLKQSQVNPKTIELALDRILESQSKVSGGQIYLSPKAQETLQLALKIAKENGDEYATIEMLFLALIDSKDQAGQLLRDAKLDKKTVIKHIMDLRNGEKITSNQQEGTYKSLEKYAKNLNELAKEGKLDPVIGRDDEIRRVLQILTRRTKNNPILIGEPGVGKTAIAEGIAHRIIDGDVPENLKSKIVYSLDMGALIAGAKYKGEFEERLKSVVKEVTNADGEIILFIDEIHTLVGAGGGEGAMDAANILKPALARGELRAVGATTLNEYQKYFEKDKALVRRFQTVLVDEPDTEDAISILRGIKEKYENHHKVLIKDAAIIAAVELSQRYITERHLPDKAIDLIDEAASKLRMEINSKPEELDELDRRIMQLEIEREAIKRENDTKKVEGLGKEIATLEEQRNAFNAKWQAEKDIVEGVQKNKELIENLKVEADQAERSGDYGKVAEIRYGKIKEAEIQLDEAKKKLSEIQVNSKFIKEEVDAEEIADVVSKWTGIPISKMLESEVSKLLRLEDELGKRVVGQEEAIEAISDAVRRSRAGLQDMRKPIGSFIFLGPTGVGKTELAKALAEFLFNDENAMTRIDMSEYQEKHSVSRLVGAPPGYVGYDEGGQLTEAVRRRPYSIVLLDEIEKAHPDVFNILLQVLDDGRLTDNKGRTVNFKNTIIIMTSNLGSHLIQESFEGVKEENLHEAMNKAKFKVLELLKQTIRPEFLNRIDETIIFTPLNKRYVKQIVQLQLDQLKVMLLEKGIKIHMTEEAKAHLVEAGYDPHFGARPVKRVIQKQVLNELSKSILGGTLDTSLTVVMDIFDGKIVFRKPISQEEEA; encoded by the coding sequence ATGGATACGAATCTATTTACAATTAAGACACAAGAAGTCATTCAAGCAGCTCAAGATTTTGCTCAAATGGAAGGGCATCAAGCAATTGAAAATGCTCATTTACTGAAAGGGATTTTCCTTAAAGATACAGACGTAGTTCCTTATTTATTAAAACAATCACAAGTCAATCCCAAAACGATTGAATTAGCACTTGACCGCATATTAGAATCACAAAGTAAAGTTTCAGGAGGACAAATTTATCTTTCTCCAAAAGCACAAGAAACACTTCAGTTAGCTTTGAAAATTGCCAAAGAAAATGGCGATGAATATGCAACGATTGAAATGCTTTTTCTCGCTTTAATTGATTCAAAAGATCAAGCAGGACAATTATTACGTGACGCCAAACTGGATAAAAAAACGGTTATCAAACACATTATGGATTTAAGAAACGGAGAAAAAATAACTTCTAACCAACAAGAAGGAACTTACAAATCGTTGGAGAAATACGCAAAGAATTTAAATGAATTGGCCAAAGAAGGAAAATTAGATCCAGTGATTGGTCGGGATGATGAAATTCGTCGGGTACTTCAAATATTAACTAGACGAACCAAAAACAACCCGATTCTAATTGGTGAACCTGGAGTTGGAAAAACAGCCATTGCCGAAGGTATTGCCCATCGAATTATAGATGGAGACGTTCCTGAAAACTTAAAGTCCAAAATTGTTTACAGCTTGGATATGGGGGCATTGATTGCTGGAGCAAAATACAAAGGCGAATTCGAAGAACGATTAAAATCTGTTGTCAAAGAAGTAACGAATGCAGATGGAGAAATCATCTTATTCATTGATGAAATCCACACATTGGTTGGCGCTGGCGGTGGCGAAGGTGCGATGGATGCCGCAAATATTTTAAAACCAGCTTTGGCAAGAGGAGAATTAAGAGCAGTTGGAGCTACAACCTTGAACGAGTATCAAAAATACTTTGAGAAAGATAAAGCATTGGTTCGTCGTTTCCAAACGGTCTTGGTAGATGAACCAGATACCGAAGATGCAATTTCAATCTTACGTGGAATTAAAGAAAAATATGAAAACCACCACAAAGTACTGATTAAAGATGCCGCTATTATTGCCGCTGTTGAATTATCGCAACGCTATATTACCGAACGGCATTTGCCTGACAAAGCGATCGACTTAATTGATGAAGCAGCTTCTAAATTGCGAATGGAAATCAACTCAAAACCAGAAGAACTGGATGAGTTAGATCGACGAATCATGCAATTGGAAATTGAACGTGAAGCTATTAAACGTGAAAATGACACGAAGAAAGTGGAAGGTCTCGGTAAAGAAATTGCAACCTTGGAAGAGCAAAGAAATGCATTCAATGCGAAATGGCAAGCTGAAAAAGACATCGTTGAAGGAGTTCAAAAAAACAAGGAACTTATTGAAAACTTAAAAGTCGAGGCTGATCAAGCGGAACGTTCGGGAGATTATGGAAAGGTGGCTGAAATTCGCTATGGAAAAATCAAAGAAGCCGAAATTCAATTGGATGAAGCGAAGAAAAAATTGAGTGAAATCCAAGTAAATTCCAAATTCATTAAAGAAGAAGTAGATGCTGAAGAAATAGCCGATGTAGTTTCCAAATGGACTGGAATTCCAATTTCGAAAATGCTTGAAAGTGAAGTTTCAAAATTACTACGATTGGAAGATGAATTAGGAAAACGCGTTGTTGGACAAGAAGAAGCTATTGAAGCAATTTCAGATGCGGTAAGACGATCTAGAGCTGGATTACAAGATATGAGAAAGCCAATTGGATCATTTATTTTCCTTGGCCCAACGGGAGTTGGAAAAACAGAACTTGCGAAAGCATTAGCTGAGTTTTTGTTCAACGATGAAAATGCCATGACTCGAATCGACATGTCGGAATACCAGGAAAAACACAGCGTGAGCAGATTGGTTGGAGCACCTCCAGGATACGTTGGATATGATGAAGGTGGCCAATTGACAGAAGCTGTTCGTAGAAGACCTTATTCCATCGTATTGCTAGATGAAATCGAAAAAGCGCATCCAGATGTCTTCAATATCTTGCTACAAGTTTTGGATGATGGTCGATTGACAGACAACAAAGGGAGAACGGTAAACTTCAAAAACACCATTATCATCATGACTTCCAACTTAGGATCTCATTTGATTCAGGAAAGTTTTGAAGGCGTGAAAGAAGAGAATTTGCACGAAGCAATGAACAAAGCGAAATTCAAAGTCTTGGAGCTGTTAAAACAAACTATCCGACCAGAGTTTTTGAATCGCATTGACGAAACAATCATCTTCACACCTTTGAACAAGCGATATGTAAAACAAATTGTTCAGTTACAGTTGGATCAATTGAAAGTAATGCTTCTTGAAAAAGGAATCAAAATTCACATGACTGAAGAAGCAAAAGCTCATTTGGTTGAAGCAGGTTACGATCCGCATTTTGGAGCAAGGCCAGTAAAACGTGTAATCCAAAAACAAGTGTTAAACGAATTATCCAAATCTATTTTGGGTGGAACATTAGATACTTCATTGACTGTAGTAATGGATATTTTTGATGGGAAAATAGTATTTAGAAAACCAATTTCCCAGGAAGAGGAAGCATAG
- a CDS encoding SanA/YdcF family protein, with translation MKRKRNWSKIIKRTLLISLFFLLFWFFGANWVIESNAEGKLFNQASQCPKAKVALVLGTSRTNKHGNDNLYFSYRIKAAVELYRAGKVKYILVSGDNSITTYDEPTDMKNALVKAGIPANRIFLDYAGFRTLDSMERALKVFGQKEVIVISQQFHNERAIYLGEHFGMTVYGYNAQDVAKMGGFKTKVRERFARMKVFWDILFGIDSKFLGEAVEIG, from the coding sequence ATGAAACGAAAACGCAACTGGTCAAAAATCATCAAACGAACACTTTTAATTAGTTTGTTTTTTCTTCTTTTCTGGTTCTTTGGAGCTAATTGGGTGATCGAATCAAATGCTGAAGGGAAACTATTCAACCAAGCCAGTCAATGTCCGAAAGCAAAAGTAGCATTGGTTCTCGGTACTTCACGCACGAACAAACACGGAAACGACAATTTATACTTTTCTTACCGTATAAAAGCTGCCGTGGAATTGTATCGAGCTGGAAAAGTGAAATACATTTTGGTAAGTGGAGACAATAGCATTACCACTTATGATGAGCCAACCGACATGAAAAATGCCTTGGTTAAAGCTGGAATTCCTGCGAATAGAATTTTTTTAGACTATGCAGGATTTAGAACTTTGGATTCCATGGAAAGGGCTTTAAAAGTATTTGGACAGAAGGAAGTAATTGTTATCTCACAACAGTTTCACAATGAAAGAGCTATTTATTTGGGTGAACATTTCGGAATGACTGTTTACGGATACAACGCTCAAGATGTAGCCAAAATGGGCGGATTTAAAACAAAAGTTCGTGAGCGTTTTGCACGCATGAAAGTGTTTTGGGATATCCTATTCGGTATAGATTCAAAATTTTTAGGTGAAGCAGTTGAGATTGGATAA
- a CDS encoding cytochrome-c peroxidase, with protein sequence MSSHNFVFLGILSLLLVGFVEVDPFQSIPLVEGFPEMHIPADNTQSKTRIALGRKLFYDPILSLDSTISCASCHKQKLAFADSLPISPGVKNRIGNRNAPTLANVGYNPTYLFDGFLESLEKQVVVPIEEHAEMAFNMVEASKRLKRNKEYVALSKEAYNRAPDPFVITRSLSSFQRTFVSNHSKYDLFLRKKVKFTKNEERGRMLFFNELHCSNCHNGFNFTNFSTQNNGFFEMYADSGRMRVTRLEVDRDLFKVPTLRNIALTAPYMHDGSFSSLREVIQQYEKNGFKNKNKHPILQPFSISLEDEDALIAFLNTLTDHQFITNKKFSKPKN encoded by the coding sequence ATGAGCTCACATAATTTCGTTTTCTTGGGAATTCTAAGTTTGTTATTGGTTGGCTTTGTTGAAGTTGATCCTTTTCAATCTATCCCTTTAGTAGAAGGTTTTCCTGAAATGCATATTCCTGCCGACAATACACAATCAAAAACAAGAATTGCTTTGGGTAGAAAACTATTCTACGATCCAATTTTATCGCTCGACAGCACTATTTCATGTGCCAGTTGCCATAAACAGAAACTTGCATTCGCAGATTCATTGCCAATAAGTCCTGGAGTTAAGAACAGAATTGGAAACCGAAATGCCCCAACACTCGCAAATGTTGGCTACAATCCTACTTATTTGTTCGATGGATTTTTAGAGTCATTGGAAAAGCAGGTAGTTGTTCCAATAGAAGAACATGCAGAAATGGCCTTCAATATGGTAGAAGCTTCAAAACGCTTAAAACGAAACAAAGAATATGTTGCACTTTCCAAAGAAGCCTATAATCGGGCACCTGATCCATTTGTAATAACCAGATCTCTTTCGAGTTTTCAGCGTACTTTCGTGAGTAATCACTCCAAATACGATTTATTTCTGCGCAAAAAAGTGAAATTCACAAAAAATGAAGAACGAGGACGTATGTTGTTTTTCAACGAATTGCATTGTTCTAACTGTCATAATGGTTTTAATTTCACCAACTTTTCCACTCAAAACAATGGATTCTTTGAGATGTATGCAGATTCAGGTAGAATGCGAGTAACTCGGTTAGAAGTAGACCGTGATTTGTTCAAAGTACCCACACTACGCAACATTGCTCTCACTGCTCCATACATGCATGATGGAAGTTTCAGCTCTTTGCGCGAAGTCATTCAACAGTATGAAAAGAATGGATTTAAAAACAAAAACAAACACCCAATCTTACAACCTTTTTCAATCAGTTTAGAGGATGAAGATGCCTTAATTGCGTTTTTAAATACTCTAACAGACCATCAATTTATTACTAATAAAAAATTCAGTAAACCGAAAAATTAG
- a CDS encoding cytochrome-c peroxidase produces the protein MKNKFLLLFGFLVILFVACKKNETTPELLTLDTTPFNLAVSSTLPAPNIPSDNPLTVQKVQLGRMLFYEKLLSGNNTISCASCHTQVNGFSDLNQFSTGIDGLFGARHAMGIFNLGLNTNGFFWDGRVNTLREQSLRPIQDPLEMHETLQNAVNKLQNDERYRKQFVRAFGDAVVTAERISLALEQFMLTIVSDNSKYDQYLRGEINLTESEERGRVLFFAEYNPGFPNSSGADCAHCHSGSNFENDQFMNNGLDQEGDISDLGRQNVTQSPADKGKFKVTSLRNIEVTAPYMHDGRFTTLEQVVNHYSDNIQQSASLDPALANTMATGLMLTTQDKIDLVNFLKTLTDQTYLTNPAYKNPF, from the coding sequence ATGAAGAATAAGTTTCTATTGCTCTTCGGGTTTCTGGTGATTCTTTTTGTGGCATGTAAAAAAAATGAAACCACACCTGAACTTTTGACCTTAGATACAACCCCTTTCAATTTAGCCGTTAGTTCCACTTTACCAGCACCAAATATTCCTAGTGACAATCCCTTAACGGTTCAAAAAGTTCAATTGGGACGAATGTTGTTTTACGAAAAATTGTTGTCCGGAAATAATACCATTTCATGTGCAAGTTGTCATACACAAGTCAACGGATTCTCAGATTTAAATCAATTTTCTACAGGAATTGACGGATTGTTTGGAGCTCGGCATGCGATGGGAATTTTCAATTTAGGATTAAATACGAATGGATTTTTTTGGGATGGACGTGTAAATACTTTGCGTGAACAATCTTTACGTCCAATTCAAGATCCTTTGGAAATGCACGAAACACTTCAAAATGCAGTCAATAAACTCCAAAACGATGAACGCTATCGAAAACAATTTGTTCGTGCGTTTGGAGATGCAGTCGTGACAGCTGAACGAATTTCATTAGCATTGGAGCAATTTATGTTAACCATCGTTTCAGATAACTCGAAATATGATCAATATTTGCGTGGAGAGATCAATTTAACAGAGAGTGAAGAACGCGGACGTGTGTTGTTTTTTGCGGAATACAATCCTGGTTTCCCTAACTCATCTGGTGCTGATTGTGCGCATTGTCACAGCGGTAGTAATTTTGAGAACGATCAATTCATGAATAACGGATTGGACCAAGAGGGGGATATTTCTGATTTAGGCAGACAAAACGTAACGCAATCACCAGCTGATAAGGGGAAATTCAAAGTAACATCTTTACGAAATATAGAGGTTACGGCGCCTTATATGCATGATGGACGTTTTACAACTCTCGAACAAGTTGTAAATCATTACAGTGACAATATTCAACAATCTGCATCCTTGGATCCTGCTTTGGCAAATACAATGGCAACAGGTTTGATGCTTACTACTCAAGATAAAATTGACCTGGTAAATTTTTTGAAGACACTCACAGATCAGACTTATTTAACCAATCCAGCGTACAAGAATCCCTTCTAA